A single genomic interval of Dyella sp. GSA-30 harbors:
- a CDS encoding homoserine dehydrogenase — protein MSAVLESEASSSSPVAASNDIAIVLLGTGVVGGAFLKLLCTPAGARLRLVGAANSRRQQVEPEQLAARDLRERLKQQGAARDDKILLATLDASRASIKVVIDATASADLATRHTEWLACGYHVVTANKSLAGGQLSGWRALQAARAGGARYGDAATVGAGLPVISTLRRLRDCGDSLLTLEGVFSGSLSYLFNQYDGTRPFSALLRDARKLGYTEPDPRADLSGEDVARKLLILARNAGFALGSDEVVVESLVPEHLRDLSADVFLDRLEELDAPLAARHDEARSRGHVLRFLARLNQRGRARVGLVEVPVTHPAARLYGTDNQFALTTTRYNTQPLVIQGPGAGPEVTAQALLGDVLALG, from the coding sequence ATGAGCGCAGTGTTGGAGTCTGAGGCCTCCTCTTCTTCGCCTGTTGCCGCATCGAACGACATCGCCATCGTGCTGTTGGGCACAGGTGTGGTCGGTGGCGCTTTCCTCAAGCTCTTGTGTACACCCGCCGGCGCGCGTCTACGCCTGGTAGGGGCAGCCAACTCGCGTCGGCAGCAGGTTGAGCCCGAGCAACTGGCTGCCCGCGATCTGCGCGAGCGATTGAAGCAGCAAGGTGCCGCTCGGGACGACAAGATATTGCTGGCGACGCTCGATGCCAGTCGTGCATCGATCAAGGTCGTGATCGACGCTACCGCATCGGCCGATCTGGCCACGCGCCACACCGAATGGCTGGCGTGTGGTTATCACGTAGTGACGGCGAACAAGTCGCTGGCCGGTGGTCAGTTGAGCGGTTGGCGTGCCTTGCAGGCCGCGCGTGCCGGTGGTGCGCGCTATGGCGATGCCGCGACCGTCGGTGCCGGCCTGCCGGTGATCTCGACCTTGCGCCGTCTGCGCGATTGCGGCGACAGCCTGCTTACGCTCGAAGGCGTGTTTTCCGGTTCGTTGTCGTACCTGTTCAATCAATACGACGGCACGCGCCCGTTCTCCGCGTTGCTGCGCGACGCGCGCAAGCTTGGCTACACCGAGCCTGATCCGCGCGCGGATCTTTCTGGTGAAGACGTGGCGCGCAAGCTGCTCATTCTCGCGCGCAATGCCGGCTTTGCTCTGGGTTCGGACGAAGTGGTGGTCGAGAGTCTGGTGCCGGAGCATTTGCGTGATCTGAGCGCGGACGTCTTCCTCGATCGTCTGGAAGAGCTGGATGCACCGTTGGCAGCACGCCATGACGAAGCGCGTTCGCGCGGTCACGTACTGCGTTTCCTGGCAAGGCTCAATCAGCGCGGTCGCGCACGCGTGGGCCTGGTGGAAGTGCCTGTGACCCATCCTGCGGCGCGTCTTTACGGGACCGACAACCAGTTTGCGCTGACGACCACGCGCTACAACACCCAGCCGCTGGTGATCCAGGGGCCGGGCGCGGGTCCTGAGGTGACGGCGCAGGCGTTGTTGGGCGACGTGCTCGCGTTGGGCTGA